The following coding sequences lie in one Spinacia oleracea cultivar Varoflay chromosome 1, BTI_SOV_V1, whole genome shotgun sequence genomic window:
- the LOC110782979 gene encoding kunitz trypsin inhibitor 5-like, whose product MISGFSIISATTFFLLFFLLPCGNAGAAGNAVLDTNGRPLRARSRYYIVPVAHGQGGGLTMLSKNTTSFCPLYVVQEMYPGLPVWFLPNNPRQRLVTLSSDLNILFNAISNCLQSVGWQLTVDHTTGRKYVATGGAIGNPGEETVSSWFNIEKVRTIGRRGNESGNHYKIVFCPNVCEFCMVMCGDVGVFVQEDGTRLLALTDRPLHVMFKKAKGRSLSS is encoded by the coding sequence atgatatctGGTTTTTCAATCATCTCAGCAACCACcttctttcttctcttttttCTACTTCCCTGTGGCAATGCTGGTGCTGCAGGCAATGCTGTCCTTGACACCAATGGCCGCCCACTCCGAGCCAGATCAAGGTATTATATCGTTCCAGTGGCTCACGGCCAAGGTGGTGGTCTAACAATGTTATCCAAAAACACAACCTCGTTTTGTCCTCTGTATGTTGTCCAGGAAATGTACCCTGGCCTTCCTGTATGGTTTCTTCCCAACAACCCCAGACAACGCCTGGTTACTCTCTCCTCTGACCTCAACATCCTCTTCAATGCCATCAGCAACTGCTTGCAATCCGTCGGGTGGCAGTTAACCGTTGATCACACCACAGGGAGGAAGTACGTTGCAACTGGGGGAGCCATTGGAAATCCTGGGGAAGAAACAGTGAGTAGTTGGTTTAACATAGAGAAGGTTAGGACTATTGGGAGAAGGGGTAATGAATCTGGTAATCATTATAAGATCGTGTTTTGTCCAAATGTTTGTGAGTTTTGTATGGTGATGTGTGGAGATGTGGGTGTTTTTGTTCAAGAAGATGGAACTAGGTTGCTGGCTCTTACTGATCGTCCTCTTCATGTCATGTTCAAGAAAGCAAAGGGTCGTTCATTATCGTCGTGA
- the LOC110782863 gene encoding trypsin inhibitor BvTI-like encodes MNPIFPIAITFLVFLSALPSLNAAVLDSDGEIVRNSGGSYYIIPKGSSNGLSLKQRSGSPSCPLYITRKSNSPGTPVTIFSPFRSLFIPVSAKVKIIFQANVTSCTDSLEWRVTSDLSTGKPYVVAGGGGPSVFSYFFSIEQAGNGEMDNVYKINYCPLNGEDDKNCGDVGFLRRSGLLGINNEKPLLLQFKNANTGMSEM; translated from the coding sequence ATGAATCCCATCTTCCCCATAGCAATCACTTTCCTTGTGTTTCTTTCTGCTCTTCCTTCACTCAACGCCGCTGTTCTCGACAGCGACGGTGAGATAGTACGCAACAGCGGTGGATCATATTACATAATCCCAAAAGGAAGTAGTAATGGCCTCAGTCTTAAACAAAGATCCGGGAGCCCATCATGCCCACTCTATATAACCCGGAAATCCAACTCTCCAGGTACACCTGTAACCATCTTTTCCCCTTTTAGATCACTTTTTATTCCAGTTTCTGCCAAGGTTAAAATCATATTCCAAGCTAATGTTACGAGCTGCACGGACTCGCTTGAGTGGCGCGTGACCTCTGACTTGTCTACCGGGAAGCCGTATGTGGTTGCCGGTGGTGGTGGTCCGTCGGTTTTCAGTTATTTCTTCAGCATTGAGCAGGCTGGCAATGGTGAAATGGACAATGTTTATAAGATAAACTATTGTCCACTAAACGGGGAAGATGATAAAAACTGTGGTGATGTAGGTTTTCTTCGGAGGAGTGGATTATTGGGTATTAATAATGAGAAGCCACTTTTGCTCCAGTTTAAGAACGCTAATACTGGAATGTCTGAGATGTAA
- the LOC110782980 gene encoding 60S ribosomal protein L34, translating into MVQRLTYRRRHSYATKSNQHRIVKTPGGKLVYQTTKKRASGPKCPVTGKRIQGIPHLRPTEYKRSRLPRNRRTVNRPYGGVLSGSAVRERIIRAFLIEEQKIVKKVLKIQKAKEKVAGKS; encoded by the exons ATGGTGCAGAGGCTTACTTACCGTAGAAGGCATAGCTATGCCACTAAATCTAACCAGCATCGCATCGTCAAAACTCCTG GTGGGAAGCTAGTCTACCAGACTACCAAGAAGAGGGCTAGCGGTCCTAAATGTCCTGTTACTGGCAAGAGAATCCAAGGG ATTCCTCACTTGAGACCCACCGAATACAAGAGGTCAAGGTTGCCTAGGAACAGAAGGACTGTGAACCGTCCTTATGGTGGAGTTCTGTCCGGTAGTGCTGTTAGAGAGCG GATCATAAGAGCATTCCTCATTGAAGAGCAAAAGATTGTGAAgaaggttttgaagatccaaaaaGCCAAGGAAAAGGTGGCTGGAAAGAGTTGA